The following proteins are co-located in the Candidatus Zixiibacteriota bacterium genome:
- a CDS encoding trypsin-like peptidase domain-containing protein: protein MKRFLTGILMITALNFTSYGQGLKIFNDMQELIISVSESVKPTVVHIEVVKKYNTSRYESLGSGLIVSRDGYIITNEHVVDKYVSVIVTLESKLEYPAEVIGVDKLTDIALIKITPPDGDILKAAKFGDSDSVKVGEWVLAVGNPFGFDRTVSFGIVSGKGRTLNFPTDNAPLLNDFIQTDAAIDPGSSGGPLVDLSGEVVGINSIGVGRMQGFTIPINIVMDVMEKLKIGAVERGYIGIVVQPLNRSYAKFYKQPDLQGVVVVDVFADHSADKAGLKPGDIIISFDGNPVSAENDDDLSKFTLDISQSIIGEKKAVEIIRDGKKRTINVEIGQKPKVKPDEYETELDFTVEEITEHMYRRFLLETKEGVYVRFVEVGSPGDKGGLMAGDIITMIGDKKIKTLDDFKKVIKQIGKPDFLLLKVVRGKQNAFALFDFTDSGKDSDNNKDE from the coding sequence ATGAAAAGGTTTCTAACAGGCATCCTTATGATAACCGCCTTAAACTTCACAAGTTACGGGCAAGGACTGAAAATATTCAATGATATGCAGGAATTGATTATTTCTGTTTCCGAATCAGTTAAACCGACAGTTGTTCATATAGAGGTAGTAAAAAAATACAATACATCCCGCTATGAATCGCTTGGCAGCGGTTTAATTGTTAGTCGGGATGGTTATATTATCACAAATGAGCATGTTGTTGACAAATATGTGTCGGTAATTGTCACTCTCGAATCGAAATTAGAGTATCCCGCCGAGGTTATCGGTGTCGATAAATTAACCGATATTGCCCTGATAAAAATAACTCCGCCGGATGGTGATATCTTGAAAGCGGCAAAATTCGGCGATTCTGATTCTGTGAAAGTGGGTGAATGGGTGTTAGCGGTGGGCAATCCCTTTGGCTTTGACAGGACTGTTTCGTTTGGTATTGTTTCGGGAAAAGGTCGCACTCTGAATTTTCCTACCGATAATGCTCCGCTGTTGAATGACTTCATCCAAACTGACGCGGCAATTGATCCTGGTTCATCCGGCGGTCCGTTAGTTGATCTTAGCGGCGAGGTTGTCGGTATTAATTCAATCGGTGTCGGACGGATGCAGGGGTTTACCATACCGATAAATATCGTTATGGATGTGATGGAAAAACTGAAGATTGGCGCTGTCGAACGCGGCTATATCGGAATAGTAGTCCAGCCATTGAATCGGAGCTATGCAAAATTTTACAAACAGCCCGATTTGCAGGGCGTCGTTGTGGTTGATGTTTTCGCTGACCATTCGGCTGATAAAGCCGGCTTGAAGCCGGGTGATATTATTATCTCTTTTGACGGCAATCCCGTTTCTGCCGAAAATGACGATGACTTAAGCAAATTCACTCTTGATATTTCACAGTCTATAATTGGCGAGAAAAAAGCTGTCGAAATTATCAGAGATGGGAAAAAGCGTACTATCAATGTTGAAATTGGCCAGAAACCAAAAGTTAAGCCGGATGAATACGAAACAGAATTAGATTTCACGGTCGAGGAGATTACCGAACATATGTATCGCCGTTTCCTTCTTGAGACCAAAGAGGGAGTATATGTCCGATTTGTAGAGGTTGGTTCGCCGGGTGATAAGGGCGGTTTGATGGCAGGCGATATTATCACGATGATTGGCGATAAGAAAATTAAAACTCTCGATGATTTTAAAAAAGTTATCAAACAGATTGGCAAACCTGATTTCTTATTGCTTAAAGTTGTACGCGGCAAACAAAACGCTTTTGCGCTTTTTGATTTTACGGATTCAGGAAAAGACTCTGACAATAATAAGGACGAATAA
- a CDS encoding Do family serine endopeptidase has translation MKTLGQFKGLFAVIIVGGIAILMGMVIGSSYTSNNLVADDTQTFAGSQTYLNPATGHSPFVAVSQKVKPAVVNISAKSIIEERYHDFMDDDFWRRFFGMPPNQPNQNNKPRKRRSESLGSGFFISSDGYILTNNHVVRDADDIIVRLSDAKEYKAEIIGADSETDVALIKIDVDEKMSYLELGNSDSILVGDWVIAVGNPFPQLGLDRTVTVGVVSALGRSGLVFGQNNPIYQNYIQTDASINPGNSGGPLVNINGRVIGINSAIVSPTGGNIGIGFAVPINLASKIAEQLKDSGIIARGWLGILPGDIDNNMAEALDLSSTNGVLVESVESGSPAEDGGLKVGDVIIEVDGKKIIDAQHFRFIIADSGPNKKISMKIIRDNKNKSLKFTLGDRSKYLNMASTGEADKTDSKWLGISVTAFTEQMANRMSIDFEPGVIIESVETGSPADDAQVLVNDIIIEIDHKPVESKSDFLDIAEQLKNREKSILFLIKRGNRTFHKAIKP, from the coding sequence ATGAAAACCTTGGGTCAATTTAAGGGGCTTTTCGCTGTAATTATCGTTGGCGGTATCGCCATTCTTATGGGGATGGTTATCGGTTCCAGCTATACCTCCAATAATTTAGTGGCTGATGATACTCAAACCTTTGCTGGTTCACAAACTTATCTCAATCCGGCAACCGGTCATTCGCCATTTGTGGCTGTATCCCAAAAAGTTAAACCGGCAGTAGTAAACATCTCAGCCAAGAGCATCATCGAGGAAAGATACCATGATTTTATGGATGATGATTTCTGGCGCAGATTTTTTGGGATGCCACCCAATCAACCAAACCAAAACAATAAACCGCGAAAAAGACGAAGCGAATCATTAGGGTCCGGGTTTTTTATCAGCAGTGATGGTTATATTCTTACTAATAATCATGTTGTTCGCGATGCTGATGATATAATTGTTCGACTGTCAGATGCCAAAGAGTATAAAGCTGAAATAATCGGCGCTGATTCGGAAACCGATGTGGCTCTGATAAAAATTGATGTTGATGAAAAAATGTCTTACTTAGAGCTTGGCAATTCAGATTCTATTTTAGTTGGCGACTGGGTTATTGCTGTCGGTAATCCGTTTCCGCAATTGGGCCTTGATAGAACTGTAACTGTCGGTGTAGTCTCGGCTTTGGGTAGAAGCGGCTTAGTATTCGGTCAGAATAACCCAATATATCAAAATTACATTCAAACTGATGCTTCAATTAATCCGGGTAATTCCGGCGGTCCGCTTGTGAATATTAACGGCCGGGTAATCGGTATAAATTCGGCTATCGTTTCACCCACTGGCGGAAATATCGGGATTGGTTTTGCTGTCCCAATAAACCTTGCCAGTAAAATTGCTGAGCAGCTAAAAGATTCCGGCATTATAGCACGTGGCTGGTTGGGGATTTTGCCCGGGGATATCGACAATAATATGGCTGAGGCATTAGACTTATCCTCTACAAACGGCGTTCTGGTTGAATCGGTTGAATCAGGTTCACCAGCTGAGGATGGCGGTTTGAAAGTTGGCGATGTTATTATTGAAGTGGATGGAAAAAAGATTATTGATGCTCAACACTTCCGTTTTATTATCGCAGACTCCGGTCCGAATAAAAAAATATCAATGAAAATCATTAGAGACAATAAAAATAAAAGCCTCAAGTTTACATTGGGCGACAGAAGTAAATATCTGAATATGGCCTCTACGGGCGAAGCAGATAAAACTGACAGTAAGTGGCTGGGGATTTCCGTAACAGCTTTTACTGAGCAAATGGCAAATCGCATGAGTATTGATTTTGAACCGGGAGTGATTATTGAAAGCGTTGAAACCGGCAGCCCTGCCGATGATGCACAGGTTTTAGTAAATGATATTATTATTGAAATAGATCACAAGCCCGTTGAAAGTAAAAGCGATTTTCTTGATATCGCCGAACAATTAAAGAATCGAGAAAAATCCATTTTGTTTCTTATTAAAAGAGGCAACAGGACATTTCATAAAGCGATTAAACCATGA
- a CDS encoding sigma-70 family RNA polymerase sigma factor: MDLIKQSKRFRDEEQSLDLYLREIGETPLITAAEEVALAKKIKVGDQLALEKLTKANLRFVVSVAKQYQNQGLSLADLINEGNIGLIKAAKRFDETRGFKFISYAVWWIRQAILQSLAEQSRIVRLPLNRVGTLHKIGKISSNLEQEYGREPSANEIAQELELTEKEVADTLKISNSHLSLDAPFSASEDNSLIDILEDEFQPSPDESLLDESLRVEIEKALDTLTPREAEVINLYFGLTHEKPLTLEEIGARFSLTRERVRQIKEKAIKRLRHASRSKALRAYLN; this comes from the coding sequence ATTGATTTGATAAAGCAGTCTAAAAGATTTCGCGACGAAGAGCAGTCGTTAGATTTATATCTTCGTGAAATCGGTGAGACACCTCTTATTACAGCCGCCGAAGAAGTGGCATTGGCGAAAAAAATTAAAGTGGGGGATCAATTAGCCCTTGAAAAATTAACCAAAGCTAATCTACGCTTCGTAGTGTCTGTAGCCAAACAGTATCAAAATCAGGGTTTATCACTCGCTGATTTAATTAATGAAGGCAATATAGGCCTTATCAAAGCAGCTAAAAGGTTTGACGAAACCCGTGGTTTTAAGTTTATTTCCTATGCTGTTTGGTGGATAAGACAGGCTATTCTTCAGTCTCTTGCTGAACAATCTCGTATCGTCAGGCTGCCATTGAATAGAGTTGGCACTCTGCATAAAATTGGTAAAATTTCATCAAATCTCGAACAAGAATACGGACGTGAACCATCCGCCAATGAAATCGCGCAGGAATTGGAGCTTACTGAAAAAGAAGTGGCTGACACTTTAAAAATTTCCAATTCGCATTTATCGCTTGATGCGCCCTTCTCTGCCTCTGAGGATAATTCCTTAATCGATATTTTGGAGGATGAATTCCAACCATCCCCTGATGAGAGTTTGTTGGATGAATCCCTTCGGGTTGAAATCGAAAAGGCGCTTGATACTCTTACGCCGCGGGAGGCGGAAGTCATCAATCTATATTTCGGCCTAACTCATGAAAAGCCCCTTACTCTCGAAGAGATAGGAGCAAGGTTCTCATTGACCAGAGAAAGAGTTCGTCAGATAAAAGAAAAAGCAATTAAAAGGCTCAGACATGCCTCAAGATCAAAAGCATTAAGAGCATATTTGAATTAA
- a CDS encoding IPTL-CTERM sorting domain-containing protein has protein sequence MKKILFILAAIAFLSATATADWFPGDGFKMHFPQMPNEEGYNVNATYPLFLGDDWQCTETGPVSDIHFWGSWLGGTPGEIISFNVSIYSDFPDPDGPEGPLYSHPELLLWQHEFMAGEVMMRQIIPDPQLWEGWYDPPTGFNAYPDHDNYWQYNIFNIPEPFIQNAGEIYWLVISANVFDPEMTKWGWKSSINHFNDDAVWGEQPFVDWYELREPPMFEVSMDLAFVITTTPEAIPTLNEWGMIILALLLLAAGTIAIIRRRKLAAAGEK, from the coding sequence ATGAAGAAGATACTATTTATATTAGCCGCAATTGCTTTTTTAAGCGCAACAGCGACAGCCGACTGGTTCCCCGGTGATGGCTTTAAAATGCATTTCCCGCAGATGCCGAACGAAGAAGGCTACAACGTTAACGCAACATATCCTCTTTTTCTTGGGGATGATTGGCAATGTACGGAAACCGGACCTGTCAGCGATATACATTTCTGGGGTTCATGGCTGGGCGGCACACCTGGTGAGATAATAAGCTTTAATGTCTCCATCTATTCGGATTTCCCTGATCCTGACGGCCCTGAAGGCCCGCTTTACAGCCATCCGGAATTACTGTTGTGGCAGCATGAATTTATGGCTGGTGAAGTAATGATGCGTCAAATTATTCCCGACCCGCAATTATGGGAGGGCTGGTATGATCCGCCAACCGGCTTTAATGCATATCCGGATCACGACAACTACTGGCAATATAACATTTTTAACATACCTGAACCCTTCATCCAAAATGCAGGTGAAATTTATTGGTTAGTCATCTCGGCTAATGTTTTTGACCCGGAAATGACGAAGTGGGGCTGGAAATCATCAATCAACCATTTTAATGATGATGCTGTTTGGGGTGAACAACCATTTGTTGATTGGTATGAGTTGCGTGAGCCGCCAATGTTTGAAGTATCGATGGACTTGGCTTTCGTAATTACCACAACACCGGAAGCTATCCCGACTTTGAATGAGTGGGGCATGATAATTCTGGCATTGTTGCTGTTGGCTGCTGGCACGATTGCCATTATTCGCAGACGTAAATTGGCTGCAGCAGGAGAAAAGTAA
- a CDS encoding flavodoxin family protein produces the protein MIIGISGSATPSGSTDILIKEALRGATAGRYKKRFYRLNEMNILPCQACGKSPEPDYCFFHDDAYSLYEKMAESKAVILGSPVYFDSVSAQTKAFIDRCNCLRPADFTNPDKQTFKEPLFKGKKGGIILVAGDYGKFEASLKVMRAFFIWTGMEIIFELKYRTKSLNIGEASSDKKALVEAFEYGRRLAD, from the coding sequence ATGATTATCGGCATTTCGGGTTCGGCGACACCCTCCGGTTCAACCGATATACTCATTAAAGAGGCTTTGCGAGGGGCGACAGCCGGCCGATACAAGAAGCGGTTTTACCGTCTTAATGAGATGAACATATTGCCCTGTCAAGCCTGTGGAAAATCTCCAGAACCGGATTACTGTTTTTTCCATGACGATGCTTATTCTCTATACGAAAAAATGGCTGAAAGCAAAGCTGTGATTTTAGGCTCGCCGGTATATTTCGATTCTGTGTCGGCTCAGACAAAAGCTTTTATAGACAGATGTAATTGTCTGCGTCCCGCCGATTTCACAAATCCCGATAAACAAACATTCAAAGAGCCGTTATTTAAGGGGAAAAAAGGCGGGATAATACTTGTTGCCGGCGATTACGGCAAATTCGAGGCTTCACTAAAAGTAATGAGGGCATTTTTTATCTGGACTGGTATGGAAATTATATTTGAACTGAAATATCGAACTAAGAGCTTAAATATCGGTGAAGCATCCTCAGATAAAAAAGCATTGGTTGAGGCTTTTGAGTATGGAAGACGATTAGCAGATTAG
- a CDS encoding diacylglycerol kinase family lipid kinase — MSYESKKIMLIVNPSSGKGKSIDLLPVIDKKFSGMGVKTDIKITENIQQASEIARLASQCGYKRIAAMGGDGTVNMVAAGLLNSNSILAVIPAGIGNGFFKQLKIKDDIDSICQAAAFGKQIELDVGILNDQPFFNMIGIGFDAEVAIEANKANINLGIITYLLAVYKIWKKFPTFDIKLRIDSLEIEEQVMLAAIGIGRSTGGGFFLTPNALPNDGKFDVCIVQKTNRFRIFSILPKIIKGTHIRQPEVKVYRCRQLEIFSEQSLPVHYEGETFINNNGRLSIKMSANKLKTTSGVKTVDD; from the coding sequence ATGAGCTATGAATCAAAAAAAATAATGCTAATTGTGAACCCCTCCAGCGGGAAAGGGAAATCGATAGATTTACTGCCTGTAATCGATAAGAAATTTAGCGGAATGGGAGTAAAAACCGATATAAAGATAACTGAAAATATTCAGCAGGCTTCCGAGATTGCCCGTCTTGCCTCACAATGCGGTTACAAAAGAATAGCCGCTATGGGCGGCGATGGCACCGTAAATATGGTTGCGGCAGGTCTGTTAAACTCAAATTCCATATTAGCGGTAATCCCTGCAGGTATAGGCAATGGTTTTTTCAAACAACTTAAAATTAAAGACGATATCGACAGTATTTGCCAAGCCGCCGCTTTTGGAAAGCAAATCGAACTCGATGTTGGCATCCTTAATGATCAGCCATTTTTTAATATGATAGGAATTGGATTCGATGCTGAAGTAGCTATTGAGGCCAATAAAGCGAATATTAACCTCGGCATCATTACTTATCTTTTGGCTGTATATAAAATATGGAAAAAATTCCCAACTTTCGATATAAAGCTAAGAATAGACAGCTTGGAAATTGAGGAACAGGTGATGCTTGCTGCCATCGGAATCGGCCGAAGCACCGGCGGCGGATTCTTTCTTACGCCCAATGCTTTGCCCAACGACGGCAAATTTGATGTGTGTATTGTTCAGAAAACCAATCGCTTTCGAATATTTTCAATACTGCCAAAAATTATTAAGGGAACTCATATCAGGCAGCCGGAAGTTAAAGTATATCGCTGCCGCCAGTTGGAGATATTTTCCGAGCAATCATTACCGGTCCATTATGAGGGGGAGACGTTCATCAATAATAATGGAAGATTATCAATAAAGATGAGCGCCAACAAACTAAAAACAACTTCCGGAGTAAAAACAGTTGATGATTAA
- a CDS encoding DUF3473 domain-containing protein yields the protein MEELNTTIADEILAENQPEFTGHILAIEINDFIPAGKKPLGNRSRVIPNILHLLDYIDKHRVEGNFYTTPELMRDFPEIVSLVSSRGHEIGLCCDYRDSKNPEDFHRYKDELELIINRKTCGIMLKSDLENVWQRLKMLASDGFYYSVTDFHSGYLKDISFRKKLKFDNNSCIHIFPSSRFKFWGINIEFGQPGRIRLYPYWFLRRCLRHFTQHHIPAIINFPLWEFDPHLPKQSLNPLKSLRSYGNLTLAEFKLTQLLLEFDFVRITRYLDLENSDDK from the coding sequence ATGGAAGAATTAAATACAACAATAGCTGATGAAATTTTAGCAGAAAACCAGCCCGAGTTCACCGGCCATATCTTGGCGATAGAGATAAATGACTTTATCCCGGCAGGTAAAAAACCGCTTGGAAATCGGTCGCGGGTTATCCCGAATATCCTGCATCTGCTCGATTATATAGACAAACATCGAGTAGAGGGCAATTTCTATACTACTCCTGAATTAATGAGAGATTTTCCGGAGATTGTTTCTTTGGTTTCATCCAGAGGTCATGAGATAGGATTATGCTGTGATTATCGTGATTCTAAAAACCCAGAAGATTTTCACAGATATAAGGATGAGCTGGAATTAATAATCAACCGTAAAACATGCGGTATTATGCTTAAAAGCGACTTAGAAAATGTCTGGCAGCGTCTGAAAATGTTGGCATCAGATGGATTTTATTATTCAGTAACTGATTTCCATTCGGGATATCTAAAGGATATTTCATTTCGGAAAAAGTTAAAATTCGATAATAATTCTTGTATACATATATTCCCTTCAAGCCGTTTTAAATTTTGGGGTATAAATATCGAATTTGGCCAACCGGGCAGAATAAGGCTTTATCCATACTGGTTTTTACGGAGATGTTTGCGGCATTTTACACAGCATCACATTCCCGCGATAATAAATTTTCCATTGTGGGAATTTGATCCTCATCTGCCAAAACAATCTCTAAATCCGCTGAAAAGCCTAAGAAGCTATGGTAATTTAACCTTAGCGGAATTCAAATTAACTCAATTGCTGCTGGAGTTCGATTTTGTCCGAATAACCAGATATCTTGATCTGGAAAACTCTGATGATAAATAG
- a CDS encoding UDP-N-acetyl glucosamine 2-epimerase, producing the protein MYAGKLKKIVFIINSQKNLIKISPVIDKFSRFYDSLEPIIIYTGKSFPKQEAGYLFDQLSLPKPNIYLNVKSGPYAESTAGVMFETEKIFPELSPDMVVVIGGSTAALGASIIAARMGIQIAHIEAGLRCPGSILSTEVNRKMVDSITKNFFVTDGAAHANIFNAGIPEDRIFFVGNIMVDALQKYLPFARESKLLKRLHLTSKRYAVMSLHRKINTCNYDILRGILSAAKQISEKIPVVFACFKRVKGEIEESNLSHYFDDARLSMYVVSKYPDFLALESNALFLMTDSGTMQVESSILGIPCLTLRKNTEWIATVNEGTNKIVGPFPEKIIACADIILTSDYTPAGMPKYWDGRSAERITDVIAKSFPFEDSSTRKIKTISISE; encoded by the coding sequence TTGTACGCCGGTAAATTAAAAAAAATAGTATTTATAATCAATTCGCAGAAGAATCTGATAAAAATATCGCCCGTTATCGATAAATTCTCTCGTTTTTATGATTCGCTTGAGCCTATAATAATCTATACGGGGAAATCATTCCCCAAGCAAGAGGCCGGTTATCTTTTCGATCAATTAAGCTTGCCCAAACCAAATATCTATCTAAATGTTAAGTCAGGTCCGTATGCCGAATCCACTGCCGGTGTAATGTTTGAAACTGAAAAAATTTTCCCGGAGCTTTCTCCCGATATGGTTGTTGTTATCGGCGGCTCTACTGCGGCTTTAGGAGCTTCCATAATTGCTGCTCGTATGGGCATACAAATAGCCCATATTGAGGCTGGTTTGAGATGCCCCGGAAGTATCTTAAGCACAGAAGTAAACAGGAAAATGGTTGACAGCATTACCAAAAATTTCTTTGTTACCGATGGCGCTGCTCATGCTAATATTTTCAATGCCGGCATACCTGAGGATAGAATATTTTTTGTCGGCAATATCATGGTTGACGCTTTGCAAAAATACCTGCCATTTGCGCGTGAATCCAAACTGCTGAAACGACTACATCTAACCTCAAAAAGGTATGCTGTAATGTCATTGCATCGTAAAATAAACACTTGCAATTATGATATATTGCGCGGCATTTTATCTGCGGCAAAGCAGATTTCTGAAAAAATTCCTGTCGTTTTCGCCTGTTTCAAGCGTGTTAAAGGTGAAATAGAGGAAAGCAACCTCAGCCATTATTTCGATGATGCCAGGCTATCCATGTATGTAGTATCAAAATACCCGGATTTCCTTGCGCTTGAAAGCAATGCCCTGTTTTTAATGACCGATTCCGGAACAATGCAGGTTGAATCGAGCATTCTGGGTATTCCCTGTTTGACCTTGCGCAAAAACACGGAGTGGATTGCCACGGTTAATGAAGGGACTAATAAAATAGTAGGGCCATTCCCGGAGAAAATTATCGCTTGCGCGGATATAATTCTTACCAGCGATTATACTCCCGCTGGCATGCCTAAATATTGGGATGGACGCTCTGCCGAAAGAATAACTGATGTTATTGCCAAGTCATTTCCCTTTGAAGATTCATCAACCAGAAAAATTAAAACCATTTCTATTTCCGAGTAG
- a CDS encoding GDP-mannose 4,6-dehydratase, translated as MTKIVVTGGAGFIGSNLAERLIETGREVVVVDDLSYGSLTNLKSVINNDNFTFIKGDICQPEVLEKAGADANCIIHLAAYKIPRYGNALKTLNVNNDGAKAVFNYGAKYNIKTIIASTSDVYGKNTNIPFNENDDLVLGAPSIRRWAYAISKAFDEQLALAYYNEKELPVVILRFFGSFGPHNHRSWWGGPQAVFIEQALKDKPITVHGDGCQTRSFCYVSDTVNGIILAMETKEAVGEVINVGSDHEICIKDLAQKIIALTNSKSQIEYIPYERFGGRYEDVRHRVPDLSKAYKLFGYKPTVSLDNGLKKTIDWQKSFYLN; from the coding sequence ATGACAAAGATAGTAGTAACAGGCGGAGCTGGATTTATCGGGTCTAATCTGGCTGAACGTTTGATTGAAACCGGCAGAGAAGTTGTTGTTGTCGATGATTTATCATACGGCAGCCTGACCAACCTGAAATCAGTAATCAACAATGATAATTTTACTTTCATCAAAGGCGATATTTGTCAGCCGGAAGTTTTAGAAAAAGCCGGCGCTGATGCTAATTGCATTATACACTTGGCCGCCTATAAGATTCCTCGCTATGGTAATGCTCTTAAAACATTAAATGTCAATAACGACGGCGCTAAGGCTGTGTTTAATTACGGTGCAAAATATAATATTAAAACTATTATCGCTTCCACCTCTGATGTTTACGGTAAAAATACTAATATACCATTTAACGAAAATGATGATCTTGTACTTGGAGCACCATCTATCAGACGGTGGGCGTATGCTATTTCGAAGGCTTTCGATGAGCAATTGGCTTTGGCGTATTATAATGAAAAAGAGCTGCCAGTTGTGATTTTGCGGTTTTTCGGAAGCTTTGGACCTCATAACCATCGCTCGTGGTGGGGCGGTCCGCAGGCTGTTTTTATCGAACAAGCCCTTAAAGACAAGCCTATTACTGTTCATGGCGATGGTTGTCAAACTCGCAGTTTCTGCTATGTGAGCGATACTGTGAATGGAATAATATTGGCAATGGAAACCAAGGAAGCAGTTGGGGAAGTTATTAATGTTGGTTCGGATCATGAGATATGCATCAAGGATTTAGCCCAAAAAATCATTGCTTTAACCAACTCTAAAAGCCAGATTGAATATATACCCTATGAAAGATTCGGCGGCCGCTATGAGGATGTTAGACATCGGGTGCCAGATTTATCGAAAGCCTATAAGCTGTTTGGCTACAAGCCAACAGTATCGCTTGATAACGGTCTTAAAAAAACAATCGATTGGCAAAAGAGTTTTTATTTAAACTAA
- the glnA gene encoding type I glutamate--ammonia ligase translates to MPKTKEEILKLIHDKKIKYIRLWFTDILGCLKGMSITHSEIETVLNHGQGFDGSSIEGFARIEESDLMAIPDLDTFTIIPWEINGEKIATLFCDIQTPNGKPYEGDSRYILRKVVDRLAKDGYTAYLGPEMEYFYFKDSKAPQIMDHGGYFDYATVDEPTRIRKKTTSALDSIGVQVECSHHEVAPSQHEIDLKYQEAFKMADYAMIYRLVVKEIAASEGLYATFMPKPVFGINGSGMHVHQSLFKGGKNAFFDKNEQYNLSAAAKCYVAGLLKHVKEFCLVTNQWVNSYKRLVPDYEAPVYLSWGQRNRSSLIRVPMYRVGREKSIRIELRSPDPACNPYLAFAVMLAAGYDGVKNNYSLCEPIEENIFHMSKEERKKLNIKTLPNSLENARKEFEKSKLMREVLGDHLFEKLIDNKKIEWSRYHTAVTKYEIDNYLPIL, encoded by the coding sequence ATGCCTAAAACCAAAGAAGAGATTTTAAAGCTTATCCATGACAAAAAAATAAAATATATACGTCTCTGGTTTACCGATATACTCGGCTGCCTTAAAGGTATGAGTATAACCCATTCGGAGATTGAGACTGTTTTGAATCACGGCCAGGGTTTTGATGGTTCCTCGATTGAGGGATTTGCCCGAATTGAGGAATCCGACCTTATGGCGATTCCTGATCTCGACACTTTTACTATTATTCCATGGGAGATAAACGGCGAAAAAATCGCGACGCTGTTTTGCGATATTCAGACCCCGAACGGCAAACCGTATGAAGGCGACTCGCGGTATATACTCAGGAAAGTTGTCGACAGGTTAGCCAAGGATGGTTATACCGCTTATCTTGGTCCTGAAATGGAGTATTTTTACTTCAAGGACTCCAAAGCTCCCCAGATTATGGATCATGGCGGTTATTTCGATTATGCCACCGTTGATGAGCCGACCAGGATACGAAAGAAAACAACCAGCGCCCTTGATTCGATTGGCGTTCAAGTCGAATGCTCTCATCACGAGGTTGCTCCTTCTCAACATGAAATTGACCTCAAGTATCAGGAGGCTTTCAAGATGGCTGACTATGCCATGATTTATCGGCTGGTGGTAAAGGAAATCGCCGCTTCTGAGGGTTTGTATGCCACTTTTATGCCCAAACCGGTATTTGGCATCAATGGTTCGGGAATGCATGTTCATCAATCTCTTTTTAAGGGCGGCAAGAACGCCTTTTTTGATAAAAACGAACAATATAATCTTTCTGCAGCTGCCAAGTGTTATGTTGCCGGCCTTCTAAAACATGTTAAGGAGTTTTGTTTAGTAACCAATCAATGGGTAAATTCATATAAGCGGCTTGTGCCGGATTATGAAGCGCCGGTTTATCTCTCTTGGGGACAGCGCAACAGGTCATCCCTGATAAGAGTGCCCATGTATCGTGTCGGACGGGAAAAATCCATCAGAATCGAGCTTAGAAGCCCCGACCCGGCTTGCAATCCCTATCTTGCTTTCGCTGTTATGCTGGCAGCCGGTTATGATGGCGTTAAAAATAACTATTCTTTATGCGAACCGATTGAGGAAAACATCTTCCATATGAGCAAGGAAGAACGCAAGAAACTGAATATCAAAACCTTGCCAAATTCTCTTGAAAATGCGAGGAAGGAATTTGAAAAATCTAAATTGATGAGAGAGGTTTTGGGCGACCATTTATTCGAGAAGCTTATCGATAATAAAAA